Part of the Sphaerochaeta associata genome is shown below.
GGTCAACCCGATGGTAGGGGCCGCCGGTATCTCAGCCTTTCCGATGTCGGCGCGTGTCATTCAGAGAATGGGCCAGCAGGCCGATCCTCAGAACCACCTTTTGATGCATGCAGTCGGGGCGAACGTCGCCGGGCAGATTGCCTCGGTCATCGCCGGTGGAGTGATCCTGGGCTTGGTCCCGGGTCTGTTGTAAGGAGGGAAGCATGAATACGCTGTTTGGTAAGTCCTTGACCCTCATGGCACAGGGGATGACGGGCATTTTCGTTGTGATTCTCATCATCTTCTTTGTGTTGTTGGCTTTGGGAAAGAACAAGACAAAGAAAGAGTAATTTTTCTTAAGAGAGGGAAGCGATATTCCCTCTCTTATAACCTATATCGATAACTGGATATCGATATGTTTATACGCTATAAGAAATTTGTAACAAAAAGTTGTTGACATCCCGTACTTGTATGATAACTCAAAGTTCGCATACTGCTAGGCCCTAGAATTTTGGATGAAAAGCAAAGGAAAAATTTGGAGATTAATTAATAATTACATATAATATATAGACATAAGCTCGAATATCTCGTATAATGGATGTACTATAAACCTATACAAGACAAGGAGCTTATGCCTAACATGTTGAGGGATTTTACCAACAATACCGATGCCATTACAAGTCAAGTCAGTGTTTTTTCCCAGAGATTTAAAGTCGGAGCCATCCTTCGCCATTGTGGTGCACACAAACAAAAGGGCATAGAAGTCCGGAAGGTCTTCTCCTACCTGTGTACCCTGCTGTTCTGTGGAATATCCATGAACAGGGATCAAAAAACCCGCAAGTACGGGAACATGGTGAAAAAGGATACAAGCCATCGGTTCCTCCAATCCATGAAGATGGACTGGAACCGGTTCCTTTCCCTGCTGGCCAAAGAGATCATCGACAAGGATTTCCGCCCGATATGCCGCAACGATTGCAAGGGAGTGCAAAAGCCTTTTTTCCTGGTGGCCGATGACAGCAGCTACTGTCGCAACAGGTCCAAGAAGGTGGAGCTGAGCGCCAAGAACTGGGACCATGCCCTCAAACGCTACTACAAGGGATTCAGGATGCTTACCCTTGCCTGGACCGATGGCGTATCGGTCCTTCCCGTATCTTTTTGCAATATGAGCACATGCGACGATACGAAGGTGCTCAGGGGATCCAAAGGGCTTACCGCCAAAGAAAAGGAAACCTTTGGCTTCAAGATACGCAAGCTGGCAAAACAGAAGATGAACGACACGCTGCTGGACCTTCTGGATGTCGCTGCAGCGGCGAATCTCCAGGCCCGGTACCTGCTGTGCGACAAGTGGTTCGCCAACCCCGTCACCATCTTCGCCATCAGAGACAAGGGATACGAGGTGATCTGCATGCTGAAAAACTCCTCCACCTATTATCTCTACAAGGGAGAAAGGAGAAAGCTCAGCCAGATTTTCCGCATGTGCGCCAAGGAGGAGAGGCTCCAGCGCAAACTGGACCGAAAGGCCGGAAATGACGACTCGAAAGGCAGGAAATTCCTGTTCTCCGCTGCCATCTCACTGATCAACAAGGATGAGAAACCCAACCAAGAATCGAAAATCGTGTTCGTCAGGAACAGGAACAAGAAGAGTGAATACCTGGCGATTCTCTGCACAGACAACAGCCTGTCAGAGGACCAGATAGTTGAATATTACTGCAGCCGATGGGGGATAGAAACAATGTTCCATACCTGCAAGTCATTCCTGCGCCTGCAAAAGAGCACCCAATCGCTGGATTATTCAGAAATCCATGCCAGCACCGCCATAGTCATGTTCCAATATGCGATGCTCTCCTGGCTGAACCGCCAGAACTCTGATGAAATAGGTTTCGGTGAACTGTTCTACCAACTCCTGGAAGAGGTCCAAGATACTGCTCTCTTTCATGCCATTGAACTGGTGTTGACATTGTTCGTCGAGACCCTCGCTTCTGAATATGCCATGCCACCGGGAAAGCTCAATGAAGCGATGAACAAATTCCTCAAGCAACTGCCTGAGAGGCTGAAAACCTGTCTGGATCTAGCTGCTTAGGCATGTGCGAACTTTGAGTCAATAACACATATGAAAAGCCTATGAAGGATATTCAAATCCGATGTGAACAGCCTCATACTGAGGTCCTGCTTTGTTATAGGGCAGCATCTTTCAAGGAGCAGTTATGACGGATAAAAAAGCTCTCTTGTTGGTTGGTGGCTGGGATGGCCATCAACCTGAATTGGTTGCAAAGCGTTTTTCCACGTTTCTGGAAGAAGCGGGTTTTGAAGTACAGCTCGAACGTTCACTCGATATCCTTCAGGAACGGGAGTATCTGTTCAGTCTCGACCTGTTCGTTCCCATCTGGACGATGGGGGAACTGCATTCCAAGCTGACTAACCATCTAGCCGATGCAATCGGCAGCGGTGTGGGGGTGGCAGGTTGTCATGGGGGCATGTGTGATGCATTCCGCACCAACGTGCTGTGGCAGTTCATCATGGGAGGCAACTGGGTCGCACACCCGGGCTCCGATGGTGTTCCCTATCAGGTACATATCAAGCAGAGCTCAAGCGAACTGACGCGGGACGTCAAGGATTTTTCCGTATCGAGCGAGCAGTACTACCTGCATGTCGATCCAGTGGTGGAAGTCCTTGCCACGACCACCTTTCCAACCGTCGATTGGTATCACAGCACCAACGGAAGGGTTGAAATGCCGGTGGTATGGACAAAGAAGTGGGGACACGGGCGAGTGTTCTACAACTCGCTGGGACACCACGATGACATATTCGATATTCCCGAGGCTTGGACGTTGATGAAACGGGGTCTCTTATGGGCGGCAGAAGGGAGGCAGATTGCTCAAGAGCAAGGTCTGACCATCGAGCGATTCGCCAGTGAAAGGAAGATGTTCTGATATGAAAAAACTGAGAGTTGGAATTATAGGGCTGGGAAAAATCAGCGGAATCTATCTTGAGAACCTGACCAAGATGTTCTCCAATACGGTGGAACTGGTCGGGGTTGTCGACCTGGTGGCAGAGCGATCGGCTGCAGTTGCAGAGCAGTACAAGGTCAAGCGGTATGCCGATGCAGAAGAAATTCTTGGCGATCCATCCATCGATCTGGTACTCAATCTCACCACGCCGCAAAGCCATTACAACCTGTGCAAACGGGCCTTGGAAGCAGGCAAGCACGTCTATGTGGAGAAACCGCTCTCCCTCACTGTAGAGCAGGCGGGTGAGCTTGTAGACTTGGCTGGTGAAAAGCAGTTACTGCTCGGCGGAGCTCCAGACACCTTCTTGGGAGCAGGAATCCAAACCTGCCGAAAACTCATCGATGATGGATGGATCGGAAGACCCATTGCCGCCTCTGCCTTCATGATGAACCACGGACATGAGAGCTGGCATCCAGATCCCGAATTCTACTACAAGAGGGGCGGCGGCCCGTTGTTCGATATGGGACCGTATTATATAACCGCCATGGTGAATCTGCTTGGGCCTGTCGACTCGGTTACCGGTTATGCTCAAAAAAGCTTTGAGAGGCGGACCATCACCAGCGAACCCAAGCATGGGGATGTCATCGATGTCGAGGTTGCAACCCATATTGCAGGAGTGCTTCACTTCGAGGGGGGTGCTGTTGCAACGCTGGTGACCAGCTTCGATGTTTGGCATCACAGCATGCCCCGGTTGGATATCTATGGGACTGAAGGCTCGTTGCAGGTCCCCGATCCCAATACCTTCGGTGGCCCCATCCTCTTTTGCAGGAAGGGAACAAAGGAGTGGAAGGAGCTTCCTTTGCTCTTCGACTATGAGCAAAACTCCCGGGGGTTGGGGGTTGCCGACATCGCCCTCTCTCTTGCCGAGGCAAAGAAAAACCGGGCCAGCGGAGAACTAGCCCGGCATGTTGTTGAGGTGATGAGCAGTCTGCTCTCTTCTGCGGATACAAAACAACAGGTGGCGATCAAGCACTCCTGTCAAAGACCTCAGCCTAGATAAGGGTCTCGAAGATTCCCTTCTCCTTGTTCTTGCGGCAGTTGTCCCAGCTGAAGATTCTCCCGCTCATGGTCAGGTAGACCCCGGGCGGGAGCAGCTGGACAGACGCAATGGCTGTTCCCAGGTTGAAAATGGCATCCGATCCTTCCAGGGAGTAAGGAATCATGGCTCCGGTGAGTACCACCGTCTTGGTGTTCTCCTTGCCAAGTGTCTCGGCAATTACCTTTGCAGTGTTGCACATGGTATCGGTACCGTGGACGACGATGATTTTATCCTCGGCACTATGCAGGCAGGTTTTTGCCACTTCATGACGCTGCTCCTCGGTCATGTAGAGGCTGTCCACCGCAAGAGGACCCTCCAGATGGACGGTCAGGGTGCAACGTGACTGGCCCAGAATCCTCGGCAGCTGGGACTCACGGAACGTAAGCTCCCCGCTTATCGCATCGTACTGCTTGTCGAAGGTTCCCCCGGTTGTGATGATTCTCAAATCTTGTGCCATGATGTGATCCTCTTATGTAAGAATCCTGCATAATATTACTCAGTGTGTACGATGTACAGTATATCACGCAAAATTCCTTCATGCGTGAAAATTGTCTGAGGAATGCAAGGGTGAAGACGTTTTCTGGATGTTTGCCAGGGAGCAACGCTGCAGTCTGCGGGGTGGAAAACAACCCCAATATTGCTTTCAATTCTCTTTGCTTAAGGATTTGCAAAGTCTGAATCGGTATGTAATACTCGAGTCTTGAGGGAGTGGTGTATGGACAAGCATACCTATCGGAAGATTCTGCAGTTACTGATAATCGGGGCGGTGTTTGCCTTGCTGGTTGTGTACTTCCCTGTGGCACTGCAAGTCGTATCAAAGCTCATGCAGTTGCTGACACCGTTGCTTCTTGGTGTAGTAATCGCCTACCTTGTTGATATTCCCGCAAGGAAACTGGAGACAAGGTTTCTGAAGCGGATCAAGAAACCAATGGTAGGCCGGGTTTTGGCAACCCTCATTTCCCTCTTCCTTTTTCTGCTGATCATCACCGGGGTATTGGTACTCCTGCTTCCCCAACTCGGGGTTGCAATCAAGCAGTTCGGGACCAACCTGCCGGTTCTCTATCAAGAGAGCGTACAGTCGCTAGAGCAGTTGATGAGCCGCAGGCCTGAGCTTGCACAAGGCTTCGCCTTTCTCGAAACATATGCTACTGCCGCCATCGA
Proteins encoded:
- a CDS encoding ThuA domain-containing protein, whose product is MTDKKALLLVGGWDGHQPELVAKRFSTFLEEAGFEVQLERSLDILQEREYLFSLDLFVPIWTMGELHSKLTNHLADAIGSGVGVAGCHGGMCDAFRTNVLWQFIMGGNWVAHPGSDGVPYQVHIKQSSSELTRDVKDFSVSSEQYYLHVDPVVEVLATTTFPTVDWYHSTNGRVEMPVVWTKKWGHGRVFYNSLGHHDDIFDIPEAWTLMKRGLLWAAEGRQIAQEQGLTIERFASERKMF
- a CDS encoding IS4 family transposase; its protein translation is MLRDFTNNTDAITSQVSVFSQRFKVGAILRHCGAHKQKGIEVRKVFSYLCTLLFCGISMNRDQKTRKYGNMVKKDTSHRFLQSMKMDWNRFLSLLAKEIIDKDFRPICRNDCKGVQKPFFLVADDSSYCRNRSKKVELSAKNWDHALKRYYKGFRMLTLAWTDGVSVLPVSFCNMSTCDDTKVLRGSKGLTAKEKETFGFKIRKLAKQKMNDTLLDLLDVAAAANLQARYLLCDKWFANPVTIFAIRDKGYEVICMLKNSSTYYLYKGERRKLSQIFRMCAKEERLQRKLDRKAGNDDSKGRKFLFSAAISLINKDEKPNQESKIVFVRNRNKKSEYLAILCTDNSLSEDQIVEYYCSRWGIETMFHTCKSFLRLQKSTQSLDYSEIHASTAIVMFQYAMLSWLNRQNSDEIGFGELFYQLLEEVQDTALFHAIELVLTLFVETLASEYAMPPGKLNEAMNKFLKQLPERLKTCLDLAA
- a CDS encoding Gfo/Idh/MocA family protein; protein product: MKKLRVGIIGLGKISGIYLENLTKMFSNTVELVGVVDLVAERSAAVAEQYKVKRYADAEEILGDPSIDLVLNLTTPQSHYNLCKRALEAGKHVYVEKPLSLTVEQAGELVDLAGEKQLLLGGAPDTFLGAGIQTCRKLIDDGWIGRPIAASAFMMNHGHESWHPDPEFYYKRGGGPLFDMGPYYITAMVNLLGPVDSVTGYAQKSFERRTITSEPKHGDVIDVEVATHIAGVLHFEGGAVATLVTSFDVWHHSMPRLDIYGTEGSLQVPDPNTFGGPILFCRKGTKEWKELPLLFDYEQNSRGLGVADIALSLAEAKKNRASGELARHVVEVMSSLLSSADTKQQVAIKHSCQRPQPR
- a CDS encoding asparaginase domain-containing protein; the protein is MAQDLRIITTGGTFDKQYDAISGELTFRESQLPRILGQSRCTLTVHLEGPLAVDSLYMTEEQRHEVAKTCLHSAEDKIIVVHGTDTMCNTAKVIAETLGKENTKTVVLTGAMIPYSLEGSDAIFNLGTAIASVQLLPPGVYLTMSGRIFSWDNCRKNKEKGIFETLI